A region from the Oceanidesulfovibrio marinus genome encodes:
- a CDS encoding glycosyltransferase produces MSIFLVCILVLALLLLGAIALLGRPHIRMANQGPRPADHPAFASLQGKWPSAGLIIPMHGDRPTMRQAVATLLDQDYPDLTVALVTADASDPATRIAKDFAAELTNVHHVVAGEAETNAQKLHNQLAGIALLESMDSPPEVLAFSDSTHIAPQGHLRELVAPLVKAEAFAVTGYHRVAPQDSKLPTLMYAFAVLGLHLMQGIPMLSQAWGGAMAITRRAYHQYGVDALWRTNIVDDVSLTVLAQMLGFPIVNASRACLVSPAAGTTFSFWTAWLTRQILYLRFCMPGTWIAAGLGFLLLALPPFLAVGLLLAAVLGCAPLWAGLAGIVYLAVGAVLLASTRDLIPERPPLKPWLLAGLATLVLSAWCYLRTWTARRMYWGIKAYAVGRGGRVKQVDTVR; encoded by the coding sequence ATGAGCATCTTTCTCGTCTGTATTCTCGTTCTTGCCCTGCTCCTGTTGGGAGCCATCGCCCTGCTGGGGCGCCCGCATATCCGCATGGCCAACCAGGGGCCGCGTCCGGCCGACCATCCGGCCTTTGCCAGCCTGCAGGGGAAATGGCCCAGCGCCGGCCTCATCATCCCCATGCACGGCGACAGGCCCACCATGCGCCAGGCCGTGGCCACACTGCTGGACCAGGACTACCCGGACCTCACCGTCGCTCTGGTGACAGCCGATGCGAGCGACCCGGCCACGCGCATCGCCAAAGACTTTGCCGCCGAGCTGACCAACGTGCACCACGTGGTTGCCGGCGAGGCCGAGACCAACGCCCAGAAGCTGCACAACCAGCTTGCCGGCATCGCCCTGCTGGAGAGCATGGACTCGCCACCCGAGGTGCTCGCCTTCAGCGACTCCACGCACATTGCACCACAGGGCCACCTGCGCGAGCTCGTCGCCCCCCTGGTCAAGGCCGAGGCCTTTGCCGTGACCGGCTACCACCGCGTTGCGCCGCAGGATTCGAAGCTGCCCACGCTCATGTACGCCTTTGCCGTGCTGGGGCTCCACCTCATGCAGGGCATCCCCATGCTCTCTCAGGCGTGGGGCGGGGCCATGGCCATCACCCGCCGCGCCTACCACCAGTACGGCGTGGACGCGCTCTGGCGCACCAACATCGTGGACGACGTCTCGCTTACCGTGCTTGCCCAGATGCTGGGGTTCCCCATTGTCAACGCCTCGCGCGCCTGCCTGGTTTCCCCGGCCGCAGGCACGACCTTCTCCTTCTGGACCGCGTGGCTCACGCGCCAGATCCTCTACCTGCGCTTCTGCATGCCAGGCACGTGGATCGCCGCGGGCCTCGGCTTTCTGCTGCTGGCGTTGCCGCCGTTCCTCGCCGTTGGACTTCTCCTCGCCGCCGTGCTTGGCTGCGCTCCGCTCTGGGCCGGGCTGGCCGGCATCGTCTACCTCGCCGTCGGCGCCGTGCTCCTCGCCAGCACGCGCGACCTCATCCCGGAGCGGCCGCCCCTCAAGCCCTGGCTCCTGGCCGGGCTGGCCACCCTCGTGCTCTCGGCATGGTGCTACCTGCGCACGTGGACCGCGCGCCGCATGTACTGGGGCATCAAGGCCTACGCCGTGGGCCGCGGCGGCCGGGTGAAGCAGGTGGATACTGTTCGCTGA
- the fliJ gene encoding flagellar export protein FliJ: protein MTRPFTFALQRVLDYRGQLEEQAKMALAKAQHAYTKQVELVQEMRDALERHEESLYDNEPSPQEMWLWRNYKARLVQELQEADRRLLELAQMVNRCRREAVFRSKDRKLLEKLKTKQKIRHDEEEELREQKEFDEAATLRYRPQDL, encoded by the coding sequence ATGACACGACCCTTTACATTTGCCTTGCAGCGCGTCCTTGATTATCGCGGACAGCTTGAGGAACAGGCCAAAATGGCTCTGGCCAAGGCGCAGCACGCCTACACCAAACAGGTGGAGCTTGTGCAGGAAATGCGCGATGCCCTGGAGCGGCACGAGGAGTCCTTGTACGACAACGAGCCCAGCCCGCAAGAGATGTGGCTGTGGCGCAACTACAAGGCACGGCTCGTGCAAGAGCTCCAGGAAGCGGACCGCAGGCTGCTGGAGCTGGCCCAGATGGTAAACCGCTGTCGGCGCGAGGCCGTGTTCCGCTCCAAGGATCGTAAGCTCCTGGAAAAACTAAAGACTAAGCAGAAGATACGCCATGACGAGGAAGAAGAACTCCGTGAGCAAAAGGAATTCGACGAAGCGGCCACGCTTCGTTACCGGCCTCAAGATCTCTAA
- a CDS encoding MotE family protein: MSKRNSTKRPRFVTGLKISKLLTLILLTVFIKVMIMAAMVVDVPMVNLDHAVQYASLMVQGKASLCEEVPADQRVEGGGQKWVKGCITRDSLFASYAYAATPAFAQTAPTSTGNATQAAAEAPDRKALMEKQAQLEQKELQLKQLEQDLDAKLKRMQELEAKLARMLEDANKVSDQKLRHLIDVYSNMKAKQAAQVLQTLDESIAVKILAGMRGRQAGEILTYVEAKKAARLSEKLTRMQGTFQ; this comes from the coding sequence GTGAGCAAAAGGAATTCGACGAAGCGGCCACGCTTCGTTACCGGCCTCAAGATCTCTAAACTCTTGACGCTCATCCTGCTGACCGTCTTCATCAAGGTCATGATTATGGCGGCTATGGTCGTGGATGTGCCCATGGTCAACCTGGATCACGCGGTGCAGTATGCTTCGCTCATGGTTCAGGGCAAGGCCTCCTTGTGCGAGGAGGTTCCGGCCGACCAGCGCGTGGAAGGCGGGGGCCAGAAGTGGGTCAAAGGCTGCATCACCCGCGACTCCCTTTTTGCCAGCTATGCCTACGCGGCCACGCCGGCGTTTGCACAGACAGCCCCCACCTCGACCGGCAACGCCACCCAGGCGGCGGCTGAAGCGCCGGACCGCAAGGCGCTCATGGAAAAGCAGGCCCAGCTGGAGCAGAAGGAGCTGCAGCTCAAGCAGTTGGAGCAGGATCTGGACGCCAAGCTCAAACGTATGCAAGAGTTGGAGGCCAAGCTCGCCCGGATGCTGGAAGACGCCAACAAGGTCAGCGACCAGAAGCTGCGCCACCTCATCGACGTGTACTCGAACATGAAGGCCAAGCAGGCCGCCCAGGTCCTGCAGACTCTGGACGAAAGCATCGCGGTCAAGATTTTGGCAGGCATGCGCGGACGCCAGGCCGGCGAGATTCTCACCTACGTGGAGGCCAAGAAAGCGGCGCGACTGTCCGAAAAGCTGACCCGCATGCAGGGAACTTTCCAATAA
- the truA gene encoding tRNA pseudouridine(38-40) synthase TruA translates to MERLKLTLAYTGKRFQGWQIQERVPGAGTGTNPRTVQGVVEEAFATILGGPEHMPRVHGASRTDSGVHAVGQVAHVDVPERAKPMDWQLALNGVLPRDVSVVRVEHVDDEFHARFYSKRKIYTYGLWLSRRFVLPHRRGFVWMVDSLDRDAMLEAAALLTGKHDFAAFTNVGSVTKTTVREVLGIEPVACIQAGHVPGAPEWPEETWRFEATGFLKQMVRNLMGCLVAVGRGKLRPADVQHILDGKDRTRAPMTAPAQGLTLQRIFYPDD, encoded by the coding sequence GTGGAACGACTCAAGCTGACACTGGCCTACACAGGCAAGCGCTTTCAGGGCTGGCAGATTCAGGAGCGCGTGCCCGGCGCAGGCACCGGCACCAACCCCCGCACGGTTCAGGGCGTTGTGGAGGAAGCCTTTGCAACCATCCTGGGCGGTCCGGAGCACATGCCCCGCGTGCACGGCGCCAGCCGTACGGACTCCGGGGTCCACGCCGTGGGCCAGGTGGCGCATGTGGACGTACCGGAGCGCGCCAAACCCATGGACTGGCAGCTCGCACTGAACGGCGTGCTCCCCCGCGACGTCAGCGTTGTACGCGTGGAGCACGTGGACGACGAGTTCCACGCCCGCTTCTACTCCAAACGCAAAATCTACACATACGGGCTGTGGCTCTCGCGGCGCTTCGTGCTGCCGCACCGCCGGGGCTTTGTCTGGATGGTGGACAGCCTGGACAGGGACGCCATGCTGGAAGCCGCCGCCCTGCTGACAGGCAAGCATGACTTTGCCGCCTTCACCAACGTGGGCAGCGTGACCAAGACGACCGTGCGCGAGGTCCTGGGCATCGAGCCGGTTGCCTGCATCCAGGCCGGCCACGTGCCCGGCGCGCCGGAATGGCCGGAGGAGACTTGGCGGTTCGAGGCCACCGGATTCCTCAAGCAGATGGTGCGCAACCTGATGGGCTGCCTCGTGGCCGTGGGCCGGGGCAAGCTGCGCCCGGCAGACGTCCAACACATCCTGGACGGCAAGGATCGCACCCGGGCTCCCATGACCGCGCCGGCACAGGGTCTCACATTACAACGCATCTTCTATCCGGACGATTGA
- a CDS encoding DEAD/DEAH box helicase, producing the protein MAGRRILDQVMAPLLGAGDPQDELPSGSVDEYVDALKSSPRLGSQVVYHRILSGREPEFAQPVRPWPRAVENLLAARSIPALYAHQVHATDLIRAGRHVVVATPTASGKTLVYNLPVLERFLHDPDARALYMFPLKALAQDQLKAFNELTSSWPESARPRAAIYDGDVSDYARRKIRENPPHALLTNPEMLHLALLPYHEKWSTFLAGLSFVVVDEVHTYRGVMGSHMAQVFRRLNRVAARFGASPTFIFCSATVANPGELAQSLTGHDVATITESGAPQGKRHFVFLDPLEGAAHAAIMLLKSALARNLRTIVYCQSRKLTELVSLWAQDKAGPYKDRISAYRAGFLPEERREIEARMTSGELLAVISTSALELGIDIGALDLCILVGYPGTIMSTLQRGGRVGRSLKESAVVLVAQEDALDQYFMRHPEDFFERPPESAVLNPYNEVLLARHLDCAAAELPLTEGEPWLQVPEVRQVAAAMEAEGRLLRSKEGDRILSRRKQPHREVDLRGAGASYRIEALPDGKSVGLVDEHRAFRETHKGAVYLHRGKTYLVKELDLGARTVTVTPARVDYYTRVRGSKNTEILEVYDYGKVWGTRIFRGKLRVTEFVTGYEKRKVKGGTLMTIVPLDLPPMVFETEGVWIEIPTSVQRLAEDQFYHFMGGIHALEHAMIGILPLIVMTDRNDLGGISTPMHPQVGLPAVFVYDAAPGGVGLTRLAFAKAEELMERTLDVVASCPCDLGCPSCVHSPKCGSGNRPIDKAAALFLLGALQDAPPPEIGPQYLPQLPDQKEETSIDGVAVTADIPKAQLRYAVLDVETQLSAQEVGGWHKAKDMRVSCCVVYYSDTDEYVAYREDELPAMFDRLQELDLIIGFNILRFDYAVLGPYAGGLDLHSLPTLDMLQEVRRRLGYRLSLDALGAATLDAQKTADGLQALAWWKEGRLDEIIEYCTKDVELTRDLYLHGREHGYLLFTNKAKQTVRLPVEW; encoded by the coding sequence ATGGCCGGACGACGAATACTTGACCAGGTCATGGCGCCGCTCCTCGGTGCCGGCGATCCGCAGGACGAACTGCCCAGCGGCTCTGTGGACGAGTATGTGGACGCCCTCAAGTCTTCGCCGCGGCTCGGCTCCCAGGTGGTTTACCACCGCATCCTCTCTGGCCGGGAGCCCGAGTTCGCCCAGCCGGTGCGGCCGTGGCCTCGCGCCGTGGAGAACCTGCTCGCAGCGCGCTCCATACCCGCGCTCTACGCCCACCAGGTGCACGCCACGGACCTGATCCGCGCCGGCCGCCATGTGGTGGTGGCCACGCCCACGGCCAGCGGCAAGACCCTGGTCTACAACCTGCCGGTGCTGGAGCGCTTTCTCCACGATCCGGACGCCCGCGCCCTGTACATGTTCCCGCTCAAGGCCCTGGCCCAGGACCAGCTCAAGGCCTTCAACGAGTTGACCTCCAGCTGGCCGGAGTCGGCCCGCCCGCGCGCCGCCATCTACGACGGCGACGTGAGCGACTACGCGCGCCGCAAGATACGCGAGAACCCGCCGCATGCGCTGCTCACCAACCCGGAGATGCTGCACCTGGCGCTGCTGCCGTATCACGAGAAGTGGTCCACCTTCCTGGCCGGGCTCTCCTTTGTGGTGGTGGATGAGGTGCACACCTACCGCGGGGTGATGGGCTCGCACATGGCGCAGGTCTTCCGCCGGCTGAATCGCGTGGCCGCGCGGTTCGGGGCATCGCCCACCTTCATCTTCTGCTCCGCCACGGTGGCCAACCCCGGGGAGCTGGCTCAGAGCCTGACCGGCCACGATGTCGCGACCATTACGGAATCCGGCGCACCGCAAGGGAAACGCCACTTCGTATTTCTGGACCCGTTGGAGGGCGCGGCCCACGCCGCGATCATGCTCCTGAAGTCCGCCCTGGCCCGCAACCTGCGCACCATCGTCTATTGCCAGTCGCGCAAGCTCACGGAGCTCGTCTCTCTCTGGGCGCAGGACAAGGCCGGCCCGTACAAGGATCGCATCAGCGCCTACCGCGCGGGCTTTTTGCCCGAGGAGCGGCGCGAGATCGAGGCGCGCATGACCTCCGGCGAGCTGCTTGCGGTTATTTCCACCTCGGCCCTGGAGCTGGGCATCGACATCGGCGCCCTCGACCTGTGCATTCTCGTGGGCTATCCGGGCACCATCATGTCCACCCTGCAGCGCGGCGGCCGCGTGGGCCGCAGCCTCAAGGAGTCGGCCGTGGTCCTGGTGGCTCAGGAAGACGCCCTGGATCAATATTTCATGCGCCACCCCGAGGACTTCTTCGAGCGGCCGCCCGAATCGGCCGTGCTCAACCCGTACAACGAGGTCCTGCTGGCCCGGCACCTGGACTGCGCCGCGGCCGAGTTGCCCCTAACCGAGGGCGAGCCCTGGCTGCAGGTGCCCGAGGTGCGACAGGTGGCCGCGGCCATGGAGGCCGAGGGGCGGCTGCTGCGCTCCAAAGAAGGCGACCGCATCCTCTCCCGCCGCAAGCAACCGCATCGGGAGGTGGACCTGCGCGGGGCCGGGGCCTCCTACCGCATCGAAGCGCTGCCGGACGGCAAGTCCGTGGGCTTGGTGGATGAGCACCGCGCCTTCCGCGAGACCCACAAAGGGGCCGTGTACCTGCATCGCGGCAAGACCTATCTGGTCAAGGAGCTGGATCTCGGTGCGCGAACCGTAACCGTTACACCGGCTCGCGTGGACTATTACACTCGTGTGCGCGGCTCAAAAAATACCGAAATACTCGAAGTCTACGACTACGGGAAGGTCTGGGGAACGCGCATCTTCCGGGGCAAGCTGCGGGTTACGGAGTTTGTTACGGGGTACGAGAAACGCAAGGTGAAGGGCGGCACGCTCATGACCATCGTGCCCCTGGACCTGCCGCCTATGGTCTTTGAAACGGAAGGGGTCTGGATCGAAATTCCCACGTCCGTGCAGCGGCTTGCCGAAGATCAGTTCTACCACTTCATGGGCGGCATTCATGCTCTGGAGCACGCGATGATCGGCATCCTGCCCCTCATCGTCATGACGGACCGCAACGACCTGGGCGGCATCTCCACGCCCATGCACCCGCAGGTGGGGTTGCCGGCCGTGTTCGTGTACGACGCTGCACCCGGCGGCGTGGGCCTCACGCGGCTGGCATTCGCCAAGGCCGAGGAGCTCATGGAGCGGACCCTGGACGTCGTCGCCTCCTGCCCGTGCGATCTGGGCTGCCCGTCCTGCGTGCACTCGCCCAAGTGCGGCTCCGGCAACCGACCCATCGACAAGGCCGCGGCCCTGTTTCTGCTCGGCGCGCTTCAGGATGCACCGCCGCCAGAGATTGGACCGCAATATTTGCCGCAACTGCCGGACCAGAAGGAAGAGACCTCTATCGACGGCGTCGCCGTCACAGCGGACATTCCCAAAGCGCAATTACGGTACGCTGTTTTAGACGTGGAAACGCAGCTTTCAGCCCAGGAGGTGGGCGGCTGGCACAAAGCCAAGGACATGCGCGTCTCCTGCTGCGTGGTCTACTACTCGGACACGGACGAGTACGTCGCCTACCGCGAGGACGAGCTGCCCGCCATGTTCGACCGGCTCCAGGAGCTCGACCTCATCATCGGCTTCAACATCCTGCGCTTCGACTACGCGGTGCTCGGCCCCTACGCCGGTGGGCTCGATCTCCACTCCCTGCCCACCCTGGACATGCTCCAGGAGGTGCGCCGCCGGCTCGGCTACCGGCTCTCCCTCGACGCCCTCGGCGCCGCCACTCTGGACGCGCAGAAAACCGCCGACGGCCTCCAGGCCCTGGCCTGGTGGAAGGAAGGCCGCCTTGACGAGATCATCGAATACTGCACCAAAGACGTCGAGCTCACCCGCGACCTCTACCTCCACGGCCGCGAGCACGGCTACCTTCTTTTTACCAACAAAGCCAAGCAGACCGTCCGCCTGCCTGTCGAGTGGTAG
- a CDS encoding sigma-54-dependent transcriptional regulator, which translates to MSTHILCLDDEPNYVLILEALLSEEGYSVTALSDPETALAYLDESEVDVVITDMKMPKLTGQQVLDHIKKNFPYIPVMIMTAYGSIEGAVEAMKLGAFDYITKPFANEELLLSVRKASQMAETQRQYRVLQESLSLRYGKHQIIGNSKVMQTVLAMIDRAGPSKATVLITGESGTGKELVAKAIHFSSTRDSGPFISVNCAALNPGVLESELFGHEKGSFTGAVARKRGRFELAHGGTLFLDEIGELSQDMQVKLLRVLQERSFERVGGTEQISVDIRLVAATNKDLPEAVKNGTFREDLYYRLNVIQIEMPALRERREDIPLLAAHFAQKYAKENEIEPKVFSPEAVGYLMGYEWPGNVRQLENVVERCMVLAGSDTIGVDDLPPEIKDEEAQFKSAVDLLPVKLDLSDTLEKIEAALVRRALVRSDFVQVKAAELLGVSKSLLQYKLKKYKISAHP; encoded by the coding sequence ATGTCTACGCATATCCTTTGTCTCGACGACGAACCCAACTACGTGCTCATCCTCGAAGCGCTGCTGAGTGAGGAGGGGTACTCCGTCACTGCGCTCTCCGACCCCGAGACCGCTCTCGCCTATCTCGATGAGTCCGAGGTGGACGTGGTCATCACCGACATGAAGATGCCCAAGCTCACCGGGCAGCAGGTGCTCGACCACATCAAAAAGAACTTCCCCTACATCCCGGTGATGATCATGACCGCGTACGGCTCCATCGAAGGCGCCGTGGAGGCCATGAAGCTGGGCGCCTTCGACTACATCACCAAGCCCTTCGCCAACGAGGAGCTGCTGCTCTCCGTACGCAAGGCTTCGCAGATGGCCGAGACCCAGCGCCAGTACCGCGTGCTGCAGGAAAGCCTGAGCCTGCGCTACGGCAAGCACCAGATCATCGGCAACTCCAAGGTCATGCAGACCGTCCTGGCCATGATCGACCGCGCCGGCCCCTCCAAGGCCACGGTGCTCATCACGGGCGAGTCCGGCACGGGCAAGGAGCTGGTAGCCAAGGCTATCCACTTCTCCTCGACGCGCGATAGCGGGCCGTTCATCTCGGTCAACTGCGCCGCGCTCAACCCAGGCGTGCTGGAGAGCGAGCTCTTCGGCCACGAGAAGGGCTCCTTCACCGGGGCCGTGGCGCGAAAGCGCGGCCGGTTCGAGCTGGCCCACGGCGGCACGCTCTTTCTCGACGAGATCGGCGAGCTCTCCCAGGACATGCAGGTCAAGCTCCTGCGCGTGCTCCAGGAGCGCAGCTTCGAGCGCGTGGGCGGCACCGAGCAGATCAGCGTGGACATCCGCCTGGTGGCCGCCACCAACAAGGACCTGCCCGAGGCCGTGAAGAACGGCACGTTCCGCGAGGATCTGTACTACCGCCTCAACGTCATCCAGATCGAGATGCCCGCCCTGCGGGAACGGCGCGAGGACATTCCACTGCTGGCCGCCCACTTTGCCCAGAAATACGCCAAGGAGAACGAGATCGAGCCCAAGGTCTTCTCTCCGGAGGCCGTGGGTTACCTTATGGGCTACGAGTGGCCCGGCAACGTGCGCCAGCTGGAGAACGTGGTGGAGCGCTGCATGGTGCTCGCCGGCTCCGACACCATCGGCGTGGACGACCTGCCGCCCGAGATCAAGGACGAGGAAGCGCAGTTCAAATCCGCCGTGGACCTGCTGCCGGTCAAGCTCGACCTGTCCGACACTCTGGAGAAGATCGAGGCCGCCCTGGTGCGCCGCGCCCTGGTCCGCAGCGACTTTGTCCAGGTCAAGGCCGCGGAGCTCCTGGGCGTTTCCAAGAGCCTGCTCCAGTATAAGCTCAAAAAGTACAAGATCTCGGCCCATCCGTAA
- a CDS encoding sensor histidine kinase, with the protein MQNNTNHTDPGDSFSTTFGFTKILSISSLVLILATGLVLSVVIANSARQTLLDKQEQFATLVAENLNHQIYRRFILPTLIGFGSIELSQEAQYDRLERTIESSTRGLNIRSLRIYDLEGAVSYSIDRKEVGNKEMADDKVQRSIKSLDKSFEIHSTISKWWGIFMLDVEDDSVVLRTVYPLRMEDDLVGPERKRGPLIGVLELRQDISGDYTTVLRFQRVIIAASLLSSLGLFLMLLAIIRKVDRANAERIKERNRLERELHQSEKLASMGRMVAGIAHEIRNPLGIIRSSAELLLKKTSSKEDLQARMLKAIYDESKRLSQTVNDFLDYARPRESKREPVDVGKLLEQALVFLEPECEKNKVEVKKDYHLEPGSLMVSGDKDLLYRAFYNILTNAMQAMEGPGTIYVHAEKNEGQLNIAFTDTGPGFDEDSLDKLTDPFFTTKDNGTGLGLTILKNIVESHGGALILANGPEGGAHVQIRLPLA; encoded by the coding sequence ATGCAGAACAACACGAACCACACCGACCCGGGCGACTCCTTTAGCACAACGTTTGGATTCACGAAGATCCTCTCGATCTCCTCGCTCGTGCTCATCCTGGCCACGGGGCTCGTGCTTTCCGTGGTCATCGCCAACTCCGCGCGCCAGACACTGCTCGACAAGCAGGAGCAGTTCGCCACCCTGGTGGCCGAAAACCTGAACCACCAGATCTACCGGCGGTTCATTCTGCCTACGCTCATTGGCTTCGGTTCCATCGAGCTTTCGCAGGAGGCGCAGTACGACAGGCTGGAGCGCACCATCGAGTCCTCCACCCGCGGCCTGAACATCCGTTCGCTGCGTATCTACGATCTGGAAGGCGCGGTGAGCTACTCCATAGACCGCAAGGAGGTGGGCAACAAGGAGATGGCCGACGACAAGGTGCAGCGGAGCATCAAGTCGCTGGACAAGAGCTTCGAGATACACTCTACCATCTCCAAGTGGTGGGGCATTTTCATGCTGGACGTGGAGGACGACTCCGTGGTGCTGCGCACCGTGTACCCTCTGCGCATGGAGGACGACCTGGTGGGCCCGGAGCGCAAGCGCGGTCCGCTTATCGGAGTGCTGGAGCTACGCCAGGACATCTCCGGTGACTATACGACTGTTTTGCGGTTCCAGCGCGTTATCATTGCGGCGTCTTTGCTAAGCTCCCTTGGTCTTTTTCTTATGCTGCTTGCGATTATCCGCAAGGTGGACCGCGCCAACGCAGAGCGCATCAAGGAGCGCAACCGCCTGGAGCGCGAGCTGCACCAGAGCGAGAAGCTCGCCTCCATGGGCCGGATGGTGGCCGGCATCGCCCATGAGATCCGCAACCCCCTGGGCATCATCCGCTCCAGCGCCGAGCTTCTGCTCAAGAAGACGAGCTCGAAGGAAGACCTCCAGGCGCGCATGCTCAAAGCCATCTATGACGAGTCCAAGCGGCTCTCCCAGACGGTGAACGACTTCCTGGACTACGCCCGGCCCAGGGAGAGCAAGCGCGAGCCTGTGGACGTGGGCAAGCTCCTCGAACAGGCGCTTGTGTTTTTGGAGCCCGAGTGCGAGAAGAACAAGGTGGAGGTCAAGAAGGACTACCACCTGGAGCCGGGAAGCCTGATGGTGAGCGGAGACAAGGACCTGTTGTACCGCGCCTTCTACAACATCCTGACCAACGCCATGCAGGCCATGGAAGGACCCGGCACCATCTACGTCCATGCCGAAAAGAATGAAGGCCAGCTCAACATCGCCTTCACGGATACGGGGCCAGGCTTTGACGAGGACTCCCTGGACAAGCTCACTGACCCGTTCTTCACCACCAAGGACAACGGCACGGGGCTCGGGTTGACCATCCTCAAGAACATCGTGGAAAGCCACGGCGGCGCACTCATCCTGGCGAACGGGCCCGAAGGCGGCGCCCACGTCCAGATCCGCCTGCCCCTGGCCTGA